The proteins below are encoded in one region of Lactuca sativa cultivar Salinas chromosome 3, Lsat_Salinas_v11, whole genome shotgun sequence:
- the LOC111888093 gene encoding DEAD-box ATP-dependent RNA helicase 1, whose amino-acid sequence MEEEAKEQQIARKKVAVLPWMRSPVDVSSFENCPLTQLPFLNPRLEAALCNSGIDSLFPVQVAVWQETMGPGSFERDLCVNSPTGSGKTLAYALPIVQTLSSRSVKCLRALVVLPTRDLALQVRDVFATIAPAVGLSVGLAVGQSSISEEISMLIERPKLEAGICYDPHHHPIELQSAVDILVATPGRLIDHINNTKGFTLEHLRFLVVDETDRLLRESYQSWLPMVLQCTNSTVDAFFSNPSTFGSLKTVRRIGVERGFKNKAYPRLMKMVLSATLTQDPTKLSQLQLHHPLFLTTGHIRYKLPEHLHSFKLICEQQMKPLYLVSLLKNLQGEKCIVFTSSVESTHRLCTLLKFFGDLGIKIKEYSGHQHQTLRSKTLRAFREGGVQVVVSSDAMTRGMDVEGVRNVINYDKPPYIKTYIHRAGRTARAGNSGRCFTLLHQDEVKQFKKLLKKADIDSCPVHTLPSDSIESLRSTYDAALEKLKENVEMEAFKKRKLGFKSSSKMKKR is encoded by the exons ATGGAGGAAGAAGCAAAAGAGCAGCAGATTGCGAGAAAGAAAGTAGCAGTGTTGCCATGGATGCGAAGTCCAGTTGATGTTAGTTCGTTTGAAAACTGCCCCCTTACTCAGCTTCCATTTCTCAATCCAAG GCTGGAGGCGGCTTTGTGCAATAGTGGAATCGATTCGCTTTTTCCTGTTCAAGTAGCGGTTTGGCAAGAAACCATGGGCCCTGGTTCCTTTGAGAGAGACCTTTGTGTGAATTCACCTACAGGAAGTGGGAAAACATTAGCCTACGCATTGCCAATTGTACAAACGCTTTCATCTCGTTCTGTCAAATGTCTTCGAGCTTTAGTGGTTTTACCCACTCGTGATTTAGCGTTGCAG GTGAGGGATGTTTTTGCCACAATTGCCCCTGCAGTGGGGTTATCTGTTGGTTTGGCAGTAGGGCAATCTTCAATATCAGAAGAAATCTCAATGCTTATTGAGAGACCAAAACTTGAAGCAGGTATATGTTATGATCCACATCATCATCCCATTGAGTTACAGAGTGCTGTTGATATATTAGTGGCAACACCTGGAAGACTAATAGATCATATTAACAACACCAAAGGTTTTACACTCGAGCATCTTCGTTTTTTG GTAGTTGATGAAACGGATAGATTGCTTAGGGAATCATATCAGTCATGGCTTCCTATGGTTCTTCAATGCACCAACTCTACTGTTGATGCCTTTTTTTCCAATCCTTCTacatttggttccttgaagactGTAAGGAGAAT TGGTGTAGAAAGGGGATTCAAAAACAAAGCCTACCCAAGGCTTATGAAGATGGTTTTATCTGCCACATTAACTCAAGACCCAACCAAACTTTCTCAACTTCAACTGCATCATCCTTTGTTCTTGACAACCGGACACATACGATATAAGCTTCCAGAACATCTCCACTCCTTCAAATTg ATATGCGAACAACAAATGAAGCCTCTTTACCTTGTTTCCCTTTTGAAAAATTTACAAGGGGAAAAGTGTATTGTTTTCACTTCTTCAGTTGAGTCGACTCACcgactttgcactttgcttaagttttTTGGAGATTTGGGAATTAAAATCAAGGAATATTCGGGTCATCAACATCAAACCTTGAGAAG caAGACATTGAGGGCATTTAGGGAAGGTGGAGTACAAGTGGTGGTGTCGTCTGATGCAATGACACGTGGCATGGATGTGGAAGGGGTTAGAAATGTAATTAATTATGATAAGCCGCCATACATCAAGACATATATTCATCGTGCTGGGAGAACTGCAAGAGCTGGGAATTCAGGCCGTTGCTTCACCTTGTTACACCAAGACGAa GTGAAGCAATTCAAGAAGCTTTTGAAGAAAGCCGACATTGATTCTTGTCCTGTTCATACACTTCCATCTGATTCGATTGAATCCCTACGATCCACCTATGATGCTG CTTTGGAGAAACTAAAAGAGAACGTTGAAATGGAAGCATTTAAGAAACGTAAGCTTGGATTCAAGTCTTCAAGCAAGATGAAAAAACGCTGA
- the LOC111888099 gene encoding uncharacterized protein LOC111888099 codes for MGFFSFLGRLLFASLFILSAWQMFNDFGDHGGPAAEELAPKVASIQRFLASKIGNGVPKIDVKHVVLASMALKGVGGILFVFGSRTGAYLLMYYILFMTPLLHDFYDYETDDPKFHVLLPEFVQSLALLGALLFFLGMKTVLPRKLIKKKPIKTKTI; via the exons ATGGGTTTCTTTTCCTTCCTCGGAAGGCTCCTCTTTGCCTCTCTATTCATCCTCTCCGCTTGGCAAAT GTTTAATGATTTTGGCGACCATGGTGGACCTGCTGCAGAGGAACTAGCTCCAAAAGTTGCTTCTATTCAGAGATTTCTAGCCTCCAAAATTGGAAATGGAGTGCCAAAAATTGAT GTTAAGCATGTGGTTTTGGCTTCAATGGCTCTTAAAGGAGTTGGTGGGATTCTATTTGTATTTGGCAGCAGGACTGGTGCCTATTTGCtg ATGTATTACATCTTATTTATGACTCCATTGCTACATGACTTCTACGACTATGAAACCGATGATCCAAAATTCCACGTTCTTCTTCCAGAATTCGTTCAG aGTCTTGCATTACTAGGGGCACTTTTGTTTTTTCTTGGAATGAAAACAGTGCTTCCAAGGAAGTTAATAAAGAAGAAGCCTATAAAAACAAAGACAATTTAG